One part of the Bradyrhizobium sp. CB1650 genome encodes these proteins:
- the fabF gene encoding beta-ketoacyl-ACP synthase II translates to MRRVVVTGLGMVTPLGCGVEPTWKRILNGESGARRIESFDVSDLQTKIACVVPRGDGSGGTFNADQWMEPKDQRKVDDFIIFGMAAARQALDDADWHPESEEDKCATGTMIGSGIGGLNGIADTAILLKERGPRRVSPFFIPGRLINLASGYVSIEHGLKGPNHSVVTACSTGAHAIGDAARLIALGDADVMVAGGAESPISRIGIAGFNAARALSTGFNETPEKASRPYDKDRDGFVMGEGAGVVVLEELEHARRRGARIYAEVIGYGLSGDAYHITSPSPDGDGGFRSMSAALKRAGLSPSDLDYINAHGTSTPLGDEIELGAVERLLGNAASKVAMSSTKSSTGHLLGAAGAIEAIFAILAIRDNVVPPTINLDSPSVQTAIDLVPHAAKKRGINVALSNSFGFGGTNASVIIRRLAD, encoded by the coding sequence ATGAGGCGGGTTGTCGTCACGGGCCTCGGCATGGTTACGCCACTCGGCTGTGGCGTCGAGCCGACCTGGAAGCGCATCCTCAACGGCGAGAGTGGTGCGCGCCGGATCGAGAGCTTCGACGTCTCGGATCTCCAGACCAAGATCGCCTGCGTCGTGCCGCGCGGCGACGGCTCTGGCGGCACCTTCAATGCCGACCAGTGGATGGAGCCCAAGGACCAGCGCAAGGTCGACGACTTCATCATCTTCGGTATGGCGGCCGCCAGGCAGGCGCTCGACGATGCCGACTGGCATCCGGAGTCCGAAGAGGACAAGTGCGCGACCGGGACCATGATCGGATCGGGCATCGGCGGCCTCAACGGCATCGCCGACACCGCCATCCTCCTGAAGGAGCGCGGGCCGCGTCGGGTGTCGCCTTTCTTCATTCCGGGCCGCCTGATCAATCTTGCCTCCGGCTACGTCTCGATCGAGCATGGGTTGAAGGGACCGAACCATTCGGTGGTGACGGCCTGTTCGACCGGCGCGCATGCGATTGGCGATGCCGCCCGTCTGATCGCGCTGGGCGATGCCGACGTGATGGTCGCGGGCGGCGCCGAATCGCCGATCAGCCGCATCGGTATTGCCGGCTTTAACGCCGCGCGTGCGCTCTCGACCGGATTCAACGAGACGCCCGAGAAGGCCTCGCGTCCCTATGACAAGGACCGCGACGGCTTCGTGATGGGTGAGGGCGCCGGCGTCGTGGTCCTGGAGGAGCTTGAGCATGCCAGGCGTCGCGGCGCCAGGATCTACGCCGAGGTGATCGGCTACGGCCTGTCGGGCGATGCCTATCACATTACCTCGCCGTCACCCGATGGTGATGGCGGCTTCCGCAGCATGTCGGCGGCGCTCAAGCGCGCGGGCCTCTCGCCGTCCGATCTCGACTATATCAACGCGCACGGCACCTCGACGCCGCTCGGCGACGAGATCGAGCTCGGCGCGGTGGAGCGGCTGCTCGGCAATGCAGCGTCCAAGGTCGCGATGTCCTCGACCAAATCGTCGACGGGCCATCTCCTCGGTGCCGCCGGCGCGATCGAGGCGATCTTCGCGATACTTGCGATTCGCGATAATGTCGTGCCGCCGACCATCAACCTCGACAGTCCGTCGGTTCAGACCGCGATCGATCTCGTGCCGCACGCGGCGAAGAAGCGTGGGATCAACGTCGCGTTGTCGAATTCTTTTGGCTTTGGCGGTACCAATGCGTCGGTGATCATCCGGCGCCTGGCCGATTAG
- a CDS encoding acyl carrier protein, which translates to MSDIGERVKKIVVEHLGVEPEKVVDNASFIDDLGADSLDTVELVMAFEEEFGCEIPDDAAETILTVGDATKFLEKNAKS; encoded by the coding sequence ATGAGTGACATTGGCGAGCGGGTTAAGAAGATCGTGGTCGAACACCTTGGTGTTGAACCCGAGAAGGTTGTCGACAACGCGAGCTTCATCGACGACCTCGGCGCCGACAGTCTGGACACCGTCGAGCTGGTGATGGCGTTCGAAGAAGAATTCGGTTGCGAGATTCCGGACGACGCCGCGGAGACGATTCTCACCGTCGGCGACGCCACCAAGTTTCTCGAGAAGAACGCGAAGAGCTAA
- the fabG gene encoding 3-oxoacyl-[acyl-carrier-protein] reductase, whose amino-acid sequence MFDLTGRKALVTGATGGIGGAIAQALHAQGATVVISGTRKEVLDELAGKLGERTHVLPCNLSKADEVEALVPAAEAAMGQVDILVANAGITRDNLFVQLRDEDWDEVINVNLTATFRLARAATKLMMRKRFGRIVAITSVVGVTGNPGQGNYTASKAGLIGMIKTLGAEYAKRGVTANCIAPGFIKTPMTDALNDKQRETILTKVPAARLGTPEDIAAAAVYLSSNEAAYVTGQTIHVNGGMAMI is encoded by the coding sequence ATGTTTGATCTGACTGGCAGGAAGGCACTCGTCACCGGCGCGACCGGCGGCATCGGCGGCGCGATCGCGCAGGCCCTGCACGCGCAGGGCGCGACGGTCGTCATTTCTGGAACGCGGAAGGAAGTGCTGGACGAGCTTGCGGGCAAGCTCGGCGAACGTACCCACGTGCTGCCCTGCAACCTCTCCAAGGCCGACGAGGTCGAGGCGCTGGTGCCCGCCGCGGAAGCGGCGATGGGACAGGTCGACATCCTCGTCGCCAATGCCGGCATCACGCGCGACAATCTCTTCGTCCAGCTCCGCGACGAGGACTGGGACGAGGTCATCAACGTCAACCTGACCGCAACCTTTCGGCTCGCGCGCGCCGCCACCAAATTGATGATGCGCAAGCGCTTCGGCCGCATTGTCGCCATCACTTCGGTGGTCGGCGTCACCGGCAATCCCGGACAAGGCAACTACACGGCGTCGAAGGCCGGCCTGATCGGCATGATCAAGACGCTCGGGGCCGAATACGCCAAGCGCGGCGTCACCGCGAACTGCATCGCGCCCGGCTTCATCAAGACGCCGATGACGGATGCGCTGAACGACAAGCAGCGCGAGACGATTCTGACCAAGGTTCCGGCCGCGCGCCTGGGCACGCCCGAGGACATCGCGGCGGCCGCCGTGTACCTGAGTTCGAACGAAGCAGCCTATGTCACCGGCCAGACCATCCACGTCAACGGCGGCATGGCCATGATCTGA
- the fabD gene encoding ACP S-malonyltransferase — MTAAFTFPGQGSQAVGMGKALADAFPAARAVFDEVDAALGEKLTATIWDGPAETLQLTENAQPALMAVSVATLRVLESEAGFSVGRDAAFVAGHSLGEYSALAAAGSLTISDTARLLRTRGLAMQKAVPVGAGAMAALLGLDYEAALEVANEAAQGQVCQAANDNGGGQVVVSGDKAAVDRAVEIAKGKGAKRAMLLPVSAPFHCKLMQPAADAMAEALSKVAIKAPAAPLVSNVLASAITDPDEIRRRLVEQVTGTVRWRESVAYMAGQGVTRFFEIGAGKVLTGLVKRIADGAIGVAVGGPNDIAAAKDALAAAKQA; from the coding sequence ATGACGGCAGCATTCACGTTTCCGGGGCAGGGGTCCCAGGCGGTCGGCATGGGCAAGGCCCTGGCCGACGCCTTTCCGGCGGCGCGCGCCGTGTTCGACGAGGTCGACGCCGCGCTGGGGGAAAAGCTGACGGCGACCATCTGGGATGGCCCGGCCGAAACCCTCCAGCTCACCGAAAATGCCCAGCCGGCGCTGATGGCGGTCTCTGTCGCGACATTGCGCGTGCTGGAGAGCGAGGCCGGTTTTTCCGTCGGGCGGGACGCGGCTTTTGTGGCCGGACATTCGCTCGGCGAGTATTCGGCGCTGGCTGCGGCCGGCAGCCTGACGATTTCTGACACCGCGCGCCTTCTTCGCACCCGCGGTCTCGCAATGCAAAAAGCCGTGCCCGTCGGCGCCGGAGCAATGGCTGCGTTGCTCGGCCTCGACTATGAGGCCGCGCTGGAGGTCGCCAATGAGGCGGCGCAGGGCCAGGTCTGCCAGGCTGCCAACGATAATGGCGGCGGGCAGGTGGTCGTCTCCGGCGACAAGGCTGCGGTCGATCGCGCCGTCGAGATAGCCAAGGGCAAGGGCGCCAAGCGCGCGATGTTGCTGCCGGTATCCGCACCGTTCCACTGCAAGCTTATGCAGCCGGCCGCCGATGCGATGGCGGAGGCACTGTCGAAGGTGGCGATCAAGGCGCCGGCGGCGCCGCTGGTGTCGAACGTGTTGGCGAGCGCGATCACCGATCCCGACGAGATCCGCCGCCGTCTGGTCGAGCAGGTCACCGGCACCGTGCGCTGGCGCGAGTCGGTTGCCTATATGGCGGGGCAGGGCGTCACCCGCTTCTTCGAGATCGGGGCGGGCAAGGTGCTCACCGGTCTCGTCAAGCGCATTGCAGACGGCGCCATCGGGGTTGCGGTCGGCGGACCGAACGACATTGCCGCCGCCAAGGATGCATTGGCCGCTGCGAAGCAGGCCTAG
- a CDS encoding fatty acid desaturase family protein: MTALRMRARDFLTEDQLVDVRQRVTWKGVALIAHAWALISGAIALVAWWPNPLTYVFAVAIIGSRQLGLAILMHDGAHGCLSADEKTNLALSQWFCAYPLFAETRSYRRYHLQHHARTQQEDDPDLVLSAPFPITKLSYRRKFIRDITGQTGYQQRKAQLLNAFGPREWPWRQRAAHFWEKLGPQCVVNAAMFAALAAAGVWWAYPMLWLVPLLTWMMVITRIRNIAEHAVVPDSSDPLRNTRTTHANFLERLFIAPYYVNYHLEHHLLFYVPCYNLPKVHRLLSESRHADRMEVQPNYAAVLRLATAKPDREDRPGQLVNSARRTRAGAEVDANQTAGGF, encoded by the coding sequence ATGACCGCGCTTCGCATGCGTGCCCGCGATTTCCTCACCGAGGACCAGCTCGTCGATGTGCGACAGCGCGTGACGTGGAAAGGTGTCGCGCTGATCGCGCACGCCTGGGCGCTGATATCAGGCGCGATCGCGCTCGTCGCCTGGTGGCCCAATCCGCTGACTTATGTCTTCGCGGTCGCCATCATCGGCTCGCGCCAGCTCGGCCTTGCGATCCTCATGCATGACGGCGCGCATGGCTGCCTGTCCGCCGACGAGAAGACCAACCTCGCGCTGAGCCAATGGTTCTGCGCCTATCCGCTCTTCGCGGAGACGCGCAGCTATCGCCGCTATCACCTTCAGCATCACGCGCGCACCCAGCAGGAGGATGATCCCGACCTCGTGCTGTCGGCGCCGTTTCCGATCACCAAGCTGAGCTATCGCCGCAAGTTCATCCGCGACATCACCGGGCAGACCGGCTATCAGCAGCGCAAGGCGCAACTGCTCAACGCGTTCGGTCCCAGGGAGTGGCCATGGCGACAGCGCGCTGCGCATTTCTGGGAGAAGCTCGGGCCGCAATGTGTGGTCAACGCCGCGATGTTCGCGGCGCTTGCCGCGGCCGGCGTATGGTGGGCCTATCCAATGCTATGGCTGGTGCCGCTTCTGACGTGGATGATGGTCATCACCCGCATCCGCAACATCGCCGAGCACGCCGTCGTTCCCGACAGCAGCGATCCCTTGCGCAACACTCGCACCACGCATGCGAATTTTCTCGAGCGTCTGTTCATCGCACCGTACTACGTGAACTACCACCTCGAGCATCATCTCCTGTTCTACGTGCCCTGCTACAATCTGCCGAAAGTGCATCGCCTGCTGAGCGAGAGCCGGCATGCCGACCGTATGGAGGTGCAGCCGAATTACGCCGCGGTGCTGCGGCTCGCGACAGCGAAGCCCGACCGCGAGGATCGTCCCGGCCAACTGGTGAACAGCGCGCGCCGGACGCGGGCGGGTGCCGAGGTCGACGCCAACCAGACGGCTGGTGGGTTTTGA
- a CDS encoding TetR/AcrR family transcriptional regulator C-terminal domain-containing protein yields the protein MAGKSVQAPSETASDPKHAARATRSAGRRMRSLLLDAASPLFKERGLSGTSIADIATAADAFPSQITYYFRTKEALFVECACRDLLYLARATEQAALRARSPREYTHALAETVTASDSVAFFAEALTLTRRRQDLAPLVERTIERLHTEGARAYAGQVARHGWRSLRAPDESSRRFWAVAIGIILEGYAMGRSPEQLCGEMLRVLGDQAKSTGDAARLRIVDHDGASASQDEES from the coding sequence ATGGCGGGAAAGTCCGTCCAGGCCCCGTCGGAGACGGCCAGCGACCCCAAGCACGCTGCGCGCGCCACGCGGTCGGCTGGCCGCAGGATGCGCTCGCTGCTGCTCGATGCGGCGAGCCCGCTGTTCAAGGAGCGGGGGCTGTCAGGCACCTCGATCGCCGACATTGCGACCGCTGCCGACGCCTTCCCGAGCCAGATCACCTATTACTTCCGCACCAAGGAGGCGCTGTTCGTCGAATGCGCCTGCCGCGATCTGCTGTATCTCGCGCGGGCGACCGAACAGGCGGCGCTGAGGGCGCGCTCGCCGCGGGAGTACACCCATGCGCTCGCCGAAACGGTCACGGCGAGCGATTCGGTCGCCTTCTTCGCCGAGGCGCTGACGTTGACGCGGCGGCGCCAGGATCTCGCGCCGCTGGTCGAACGCACCATCGAGCGCCTGCACACCGAGGGCGCGCGCGCCTATGCGGGTCAGGTGGCGCGGCATGGCTGGCGCTCATTGCGAGCGCCGGACGAAAGCTCGCGACGATTCTGGGCCGTCGCCATCGGCATCATCCTCGAAGGCTACGCCATGGGCCGGTCGCCCGAACAGCTCTGCGGCGAGATGCTGCGTGTTCTCGGCGACCAGGCGAAATCGACCGGCGACGCCGCGCGCCTGCGCATCGTCGACCACGACGGCGCTTCAGCCTCACAGGACGAGGAGAGTTAG
- the rpsF gene encoding 30S ribosomal protein S6, which translates to MPLYEHVFLARQDASPQQVEELTTQMTGIVEGLGGKVTKTENWGVRSLTYRMNKNRKAHFVLLNIDAPSAAIAEIERQERISEDVIRYLSVRVEELEEGPSAMMRKADRDRERDDRGGGFRGEREGGFRGDREGGFRGDRGPRRPREEAETTTDEE; encoded by the coding sequence ATGCCTCTTTACGAGCATGTTTTTCTCGCGCGTCAGGACGCGAGCCCGCAGCAGGTGGAAGAGCTGACCACGCAGATGACCGGGATCGTCGAAGGTCTCGGCGGCAAGGTCACCAAGACCGAGAACTGGGGCGTGCGCTCCCTCACCTACCGCATGAACAAGAACCGCAAGGCGCACTTCGTGCTGCTCAATATCGACGCGCCGTCCGCGGCGATCGCCGAGATCGAGCGCCAGGAGCGCATCAGCGAAGACGTGATCCGTTATCTCAGCGTCCGTGTCGAGGAGCTCGAGGAAGGCCCGTCCGCGATGATGCGCAAGGCCGACCGCGATCGCGAGCGTGACGACCGTGGCGGCGGCTTCCGCGGCGAGCGTGAAGGCGGCTTCCGTGGCGACCGTGAAGGTGGCTTCCGCGGTGACCGCGGTCCGCGCCGCCCCCGCGAGGAAGCCGAAACCACGACGGATGAGGAGTAA
- the rpsR gene encoding 30S ribosomal protein S18: MAEAGARRPFFRRRKTCPFTGPNAPKIDYKDSKLLMRYVSERGKIVPSRITAVSAKKQRELARAIKRARFLGLLPYVIR, encoded by the coding sequence ATGGCTGAAGCTGGCGCCCGCCGTCCGTTTTTCCGTCGCCGCAAGACCTGCCCGTTCACGGGTCCGAACGCGCCGAAGATCGACTACAAGGATTCCAAGCTCTTGATGCGCTACGTCTCCGAGCGCGGCAAGATCGTGCCGAGCCGCATTACGGCGGTTTCCGCGAAGAAGCAGCGTGAACTCGCCCGCGCCATCAAGCGCGCGCGGTTCCTGGGCCTGCTGCCCTACGTGATCCGCTGA
- a CDS encoding DUF2232 domain-containing protein, protein MMAFGLIALIAGAASALMFASIVSGALISLVLFYLAPLPLMVVSIGWGPLCASLGGIAAAVGLGALFGLPYCLAFAVTVALPAWWLGHLVLLGRHVGATPDAAEPPAEPEIEWYPVGRILLWIAGFAMLTAMAALLTLGTDADSITSTLRRGLMRILHATDPQATGEADQFVDALVRIAPAAAAIVSMMTLTLNLWLSARVTATSGRLRRPWPNLMTAELPTMTLVGLCVALAFCFTGGLLAIVAQIVTAALMMAYALTGFAVLHTLTLALKSRAFWLGSTYAVVVVFGWPVIAMVILGLADAVFGVRERFLRNRQPPPLPTS, encoded by the coding sequence ATGATGGCCTTTGGACTCATAGCCCTGATCGCCGGCGCCGCGTCGGCCCTGATGTTCGCCTCGATCGTTTCGGGCGCGCTGATCTCGCTCGTCCTGTTCTATCTCGCACCGTTGCCGCTGATGGTGGTGTCGATCGGCTGGGGGCCGCTTTGCGCGAGCCTTGGCGGCATCGCGGCCGCGGTCGGCCTCGGCGCTCTGTTTGGCCTGCCCTATTGCCTCGCCTTTGCCGTCACGGTCGCGCTGCCGGCCTGGTGGCTTGGCCATCTCGTCTTGCTCGGCCGGCACGTGGGCGCAACTCCCGACGCCGCCGAGCCGCCGGCCGAACCCGAGATCGAATGGTATCCGGTCGGCCGCATCCTGCTATGGATTGCGGGCTTCGCCATGTTGACCGCGATGGCCGCCCTCCTCACGCTCGGTACCGATGCCGACAGCATCACCAGCACGCTGCGTCGCGGCCTGATGCGTATCCTCCATGCCACCGATCCGCAGGCCACTGGTGAAGCCGACCAGTTCGTCGATGCCTTGGTGCGGATCGCACCGGCCGCCGCCGCCATCGTCTCGATGATGACGCTTACCCTCAACCTCTGGCTCAGTGCCAGGGTGACGGCGACCTCCGGCCGGCTGCGACGCCCATGGCCGAATCTGATGACCGCGGAATTGCCGACCATGACGCTCGTGGGGCTGTGCGTCGCGCTCGCCTTCTGCTTCACCGGCGGGCTGCTCGCAATCGTCGCGCAGATCGTGACGGCGGCGCTGATGATGGCCTACGCGCTGACCGGCTTTGCCGTGCTGCATACGCTGACGCTCGCGCTGAAGAGCCGCGCCTTCTGGCTCGGCTCGACCTATGCCGTCGTCGTCGTGTTCGGGTGGCCGGTGATCGCGATGGTGATCCTCGGCCTTGCGGACGCCGTGTTCGGCGTTCGTGAGCGTTTCCTGCGCAACCGGCAACCGCCGCCGCTGCCAACCTCTTAA
- the rplI gene encoding 50S ribosomal protein L9: MEVILLERVNKLGQMGEVVKVRDGYARNFLLKRGKALRATADNRAKYDGMKAELEARNLQAKGEASKVAEKIEGKNITVIRQASESGQLFGSVTVRDIVAAFEADGVHLDRPQVQLDAPIKTIGKHTVTVAVHPEVEVEITVTVARSQDEAERINRGEDISTRNEDRDAAAEAIAAAGEFFDPEAQHEELAPAPAAEETEK, encoded by the coding sequence ATGGAAGTCATTTTGCTGGAACGCGTGAACAAGCTTGGCCAGATGGGCGAAGTCGTGAAGGTTCGCGACGGCTATGCCCGCAATTTCCTGCTCAAGCGCGGCAAGGCGCTGCGCGCCACCGCCGACAACCGCGCCAAGTATGACGGCATGAAGGCCGAGCTCGAGGCCCGCAATCTCCAGGCCAAGGGCGAGGCGTCCAAGGTCGCCGAGAAGATCGAGGGCAAGAACATCACCGTAATCCGCCAGGCCTCCGAATCCGGCCAGCTCTTCGGCTCGGTCACCGTGCGCGACATCGTCGCCGCGTTCGAGGCCGACGGCGTCCATCTCGACCGCCCGCAGGTGCAGCTCGACGCACCGATCAAGACCATCGGCAAGCACACGGTCACGGTTGCTGTTCACCCCGAGGTCGAGGTCGAGATCACCGTGACGGTCGCGCGCAGCCAGGATGAGGCCGAGCGCATCAACCGCGGCGAGGACATCTCGACCCGCAACGAGGACCGCGATGCGGCCGCCGAGGCGATCGCCGCCGCCGGCGAGTTCTTCGATCCGGAAGCCCAGCACGAGGAGCTCGCGCCGGCGCCGGCCGCGGAAGAGACCGAGAAGTAA
- a CDS encoding PaaI family thioesterase, with product MSTETDPDFAAVAQRIHANVGRQGFMNLIGAELSELSRGTCTIAVERRPELLQQHGFFHGGVTAFLVDNATTIAAATSRGQPALTAEYKLNLLAPAVGEKLICRARVIKPGRQVAVVAADVFCLTDGMEKHTATALASIAMLSEDVAAKTKSPAA from the coding sequence ATGAGCACCGAAACAGATCCCGATTTCGCGGCCGTAGCGCAGCGCATCCACGCCAACGTCGGCCGGCAGGGATTCATGAACCTGATCGGCGCGGAATTGTCCGAGCTGTCGCGCGGCACCTGCACGATTGCGGTGGAGCGCCGGCCCGAGCTGCTGCAGCAGCACGGCTTCTTTCACGGCGGCGTCACCGCCTTCCTCGTCGACAACGCCACGACCATCGCAGCGGCGACCTCGCGCGGCCAGCCGGCGCTGACCGCCGAGTATAAGCTCAATCTGCTCGCGCCGGCGGTCGGCGAAAAGCTGATCTGCCGCGCGCGGGTGATCAAGCCGGGCCGCCAGGTCGCGGTCGTTGCGGCCGACGTGTTCTGCCTGACTGACGGTATGGAAAAGCATACGGCGACGGCGCTGGCCTCGATCGCGATGTTGAGCGAGGACGTCGCCGCAAAAACGAAAAGCCCGGCCGCGTGA
- a CDS encoding TetR/AcrR family transcriptional regulator, whose translation MATGVRNDLLAAGLAVFDRVGFEAATVAAIRARARASNGSFFHVFGSKKELAGALFLDVLRQYHAAMLKALDPVPDAGLGIDRLIRAHLDWVATSRREARYLFEISRSEWSEDVRDAQRAQNARLAEGIERWRAPLVARGDLLPMTPVMFISQLIGPAQVFCRAFLSGRDRTDPRSEADTLIACAIRALLPPERIDTE comes from the coding sequence ATGGCAACCGGCGTGCGTAACGACTTGTTGGCAGCGGGGCTCGCGGTGTTCGATCGGGTCGGGTTCGAGGCCGCGACGGTGGCGGCGATCCGCGCTCGCGCCCGGGCCTCCAATGGCAGTTTCTTCCATGTCTTCGGATCGAAGAAGGAGCTCGCCGGCGCGCTGTTCCTTGACGTGCTGCGCCAGTATCACGCCGCGATGCTCAAAGCGCTCGATCCCGTGCCGGATGCCGGGCTGGGTATCGATCGGCTGATCCGCGCGCATCTCGACTGGGTCGCGACCAGCCGGCGCGAGGCGCGCTATCTGTTCGAGATCTCCCGCAGCGAATGGAGCGAAGACGTCCGCGACGCCCAGCGCGCGCAGAATGCGCGTCTTGCCGAAGGCATCGAACGCTGGCGTGCGCCGCTCGTGGCGCGCGGCGACCTCTTGCCGATGACGCCCGTGATGTTCATCAGCCAGCTCATCGGCCCTGCGCAGGTGTTTTGCCGCGCCTTTCTCTCCGGGCGCGATCGGACCGATCCGCGCAGCGAGGCCGACACGCTGATCGCGTGCGCCATCCGCGCGCTGCTGCCGCCCGAGCGTATCGACACAGAATAG
- a CDS encoding cyclopropane-fatty-acyl-phospholipid synthase, which translates to MDRLLRRFLSQFIRHGSMTVTTASGMKFTVGDGIGEPVEVRFVTTDAQRRVLINPELGLGEAYMDGEFVVERGTIADALAILLDQPDVLPQWAKPWWHLRYLTRHLKQFNPRSRARSNVAHHYDLDGRLYSLFLDADKQYSCAYFETPETSLDDAQLAKKRHIAAKLQVKGGQRVLDIGSGWGGLGLYLAEIAGADVTGVTLSTEQLQVSNARAAERGLTGSARFLLEDYRDIDGPFDRIVSVGMFEHVGVKFYDTYFKRCAELLSEDGVMLLHSIGRSQGPDSTNPWIAKYIFPGGYIPALSEVLPAIERAGFLVCDIEILRLHYAETLKAWRERFMARREEAVQLYDERFALMWEFYLAACEMTFRKQDMMNFQIQLTRRQGVVPVTRDYVGHEEARLRGLERSAKPRLRLAGE; encoded by the coding sequence ATGGACCGCTTGTTGCGTAGATTTTTGTCTCAATTCATCCGCCACGGGTCGATGACGGTGACCACGGCGAGCGGGATGAAGTTCACCGTCGGCGACGGCATCGGCGAACCGGTGGAAGTCCGCTTCGTCACTACGGACGCGCAACGGCGGGTCCTCATCAATCCCGAACTCGGGCTTGGCGAGGCCTATATGGATGGCGAATTCGTCGTCGAGCGCGGCACGATAGCTGATGCCCTCGCGATCCTGCTCGATCAACCCGACGTATTGCCGCAGTGGGCAAAACCGTGGTGGCACCTGCGCTACCTGACGCGGCATCTGAAACAGTTCAATCCGCGCTCGCGCGCGCGCAGCAACGTCGCCCATCATTATGATCTCGACGGCCGGCTCTATTCGCTCTTCCTCGATGCCGATAAGCAATACAGTTGCGCCTATTTCGAGACGCCGGAGACCTCGCTTGACGATGCGCAGCTCGCCAAGAAGCGGCACATCGCCGCAAAGCTCCAGGTCAAGGGCGGGCAACGCGTGCTCGACATCGGCTCGGGCTGGGGCGGCCTTGGCCTCTACCTCGCCGAGATCGCGGGCGCCGACGTCACCGGCGTCACGCTGTCGACGGAGCAGTTGCAGGTCTCCAACGCGCGTGCGGCCGAGAGAGGCCTGACCGGATCGGCGCGGTTCCTGCTGGAGGATTATCGCGACATCGACGGGCCGTTCGACCGTATCGTCTCGGTCGGCATGTTCGAGCATGTCGGCGTGAAGTTCTATGACACCTATTTCAAGCGCTGCGCCGAGCTGCTGAGCGAGGACGGCGTGATGCTGCTGCACTCGATCGGCCGGTCGCAGGGCCCCGACTCCACCAATCCCTGGATCGCCAAGTACATCTTTCCCGGCGGCTATATCCCGGCCCTGTCGGAGGTGTTGCCCGCGATCGAGCGAGCTGGGTTCCTGGTCTGCGACATCGAGATCCTGCGCCTCCACTATGCCGAGACGCTCAAGGCCTGGCGGGAGCGGTTCATGGCGCGGCGCGAGGAAGCCGTGCAGCTCTACGACGAGCGTTTCGCGCTGATGTGGGAGTTCTATCTGGCGGCCTGCGAGATGACCTTCCGCAAACAGGACATGATGAACTTCCAGATCCAACTCACCCGTCGCCAGGGCGTGGTGCCGGTTACCCGCGACTATGTCGGGCATGAAGAGGCCAGGCTGCGCGGCCTCGAACGCAGCGCCAAGCCCAGGCTGAGGCTGGCAGGCGAATAG